One genomic segment of Labrus bergylta chromosome 17, fLabBer1.1, whole genome shotgun sequence includes these proteins:
- the rpl28 gene encoding 60S ribosomal protein L28, which produces MSSHLQWMVIRNCSSFLIKRNGQTYSTEPNNLKSRNSYRFNGLVHKKTVGVKPAADGKGVVVVLKKRAGQNKPATSYEKITINKNSRATLNSLRHIIGKNKYRKDLRMAALRRASAILKSQKPVVVKKKRTRAAKTA; this is translated from the exons ATGTCGTCCCATTTGCAGTGGATGGTCATCAGGAACTGCTCCAGCTTCCTCATCAAGAGGAACGGACAGACCTACAGTACT gAGCCCAACAACCTGAAGTCCAGGAACTCTTACCGCTTCAACGGTTTGGTGCACAAGAAGACTGTAGGTGTTAAGCCTGCGGCTGATGGCAAGGGAGTCGTTGTCGTGCTGAAAAAGCGTGCAG GCCAGAACAAACCTGCCACCTCATATGAGAAGATCACCATCAACAAGAACTCTCGCGCCACCCTCAACAGCCTGAGGCACATCATCGGCAAGAACAAGTACAGGAAGGACCTGCGCATG GCTGCCCTGCGTCGTGCCAGCGCCATTCTGAAGAGCCAGAAGCCTGTTGTGGTCAAAAAGAAGCGCACCAGGGCTGCCAAGACCGCATAA
- the pdcl gene encoding phosducin-like protein, producing MRSSVLGSVWALLLLLREPACQGDEVSSSIVNPCCYFPCQHWGVCVRYDEDKYECDCTRTGYHGENCTVPEFWTRVRLLLKPSPDVVHYILTHFHWLWDIINYTFLRDVLMRLVLTVRSNLIPSPPTFNSKYSYLSWESYYNLSYYTRILPPVPVDCPTPVGVKGKAGLPDPELLVERLLKRRKFRPDPQRSNLMFAFFAQHFTHQFFKTYNRMGLGFTKALAHGVDAGHVYGDNLERQLKLRLHKDGKLKYQLIDGEMYPPSVIDAPVRMSYPPGTPPEKQIAIGQEVFGLLPGLGMFATLWLREHNRVCDIMKVEHPTWDDEQLFQTTRLIIIGETIKIVIEEYVQHLSGYLLDLKFDPTLIFNSQFQYGNRIALEFSQLYHWHPLMPDSFLINGDELTYPQFLFNTSVLTHYGIEKLVDAFSRQPAGQIGGGHNINAMVTKVAVGAIKESRQLRMQPFNEYRKRFNLKPYTSFKQFTDIEEIASELEELYGDIDALEFYPGLMLETTRQGSIFGESMVEMGAPFSLKGLLGNPICSPEYWKPSTFGGKVGFDILNSATLKKLVCQNTRTCPYVAFSLPTEEQSQKEKEDTKVRTDELLRVIEWLWYSRRTPVARSLQLNWRISWRRKSSELSGDCSKLLLRTRQVADMTTLDDKILGEKLQYYYSSSEDEGSENEDEEGERKTIRDPNVTEPEIDYSADGSAVNTGPKGVINDWRKYKQLEVEQKQEQKKEMERLIKKLSMTCRSDLDQEKDKAKQKELQDKIQGKMTMQEYNMLQEDQDDEDFLQHYRMQRIEEMRRQLCRGKRFAQVYELNSGEDFLEALDKEDKSTLVMIHIYELEVAGCEAMRGSLMCLAQEYPLVKFCSVRSSAISTSALFRDSALPALLVYKGGDLIGNFVRLTDQLGEDFFAVDVEALLQEYGLLPDKAPMVQKTIRNGAIVQNIVSDEDSDLDID from the exons ATGAGAT CCTCTGTCCTTGGATCAGTTTGGGCTCTTCTCTTGCTGTTGAGGGAGCCTGCATGTCAGGGAGATGAGGTGTCCTCCAGCATAG TGAACCCATGCTGTTATTTCCCCTGCCAGCACTGGGGTGTGTGTGTAAGATACGATGAGGACAAGTACGAGTGTGACTGTACTCGCACCGGATACCACGGAGAAAACTGCACCGTCC CTGAGTTTTGGACCAGAGTACGTCTGTTGTTGAAGCCCAGCCCAGATGTGGTCCATTACATACTGACTCATTTCCACTGGCTCTGGGACATCATCAACTATACATTCCTACGGGACGTTCTCATGCGGCTAGTCCTAACAG TTAGATCCAATTTGATACCCAGCCCTCCAACTTTTAACTCAAAATACAGCTACCTCAGCTGGGAATCCTACTATAATCTGAGCTACTACACTCGAATTCTTCCCCCCGTGCCAGTGGACTGCCCCACACCTGTGGGAGTAAAAG GCAAGGCTGGCCTGCCTGACCCTGAGCTGCTAGTTGAGAGGCTGCTCAAGAGGAGAAAGTTTAGACCTGACCCCCAGCGCTCCAACCTCATGTTTGCCTTCTTTGCTCAGCATTTCACGCATCAGTTCTTCAAGACCTACAATCGAATGGGTCTTGGCTTCACTAAGGCTCTAGCGCATGGG GTGGATGCAGGGCATGTTTATGGAGACAACCTAGAACGTCAGCTCAAGCTCCGGCTTCACAAAGACGGAAAACTCAAGTACCAG TTAATTGACGGCGAGATGTACCCTCCCTCTGTAATTGATGCACCCGTTAGGATGAGCTACCCCCCTGGAACTCCCCCTGAGAAACAGATCGCTATCGGTCAGGAAGTGTTTGGACTCCTTCCTGGTTTGGGAATGTTCGCTACACTGTGGCTGAGGGAACATAACCGAGTTTGTGACATCATGAAGGTTGAGCATCCCACCTGGGATGATGAACAGCTTTTCCAGACCACACGCCTCATCATCATTG GTGAGACAATAAAAATTGTAATAGAGGAGTACGTGCAGCACCTCAGCGGATACCTGCTGGACTTGAAGTTCGATCCCACTCTGATTTTTAACTCCCAATTCCAGTATGGAAATCGTATCGCTCTGGAATTCAGCCAGCTGTACCACTGGCACCCCTTGATGCCTGACAGCTTTTTAATAAATGGAGATGAACTGACATACCCACAGTTCCTCTTCAACACGTCTGTTCTCACACACTATGGTATAGAGAAGCTGGTGGATGCCTTCTCTCGCCAACCTGCTGGACAG ATTGGTGGTGGACATAACATTAATGCTATGGTGACCAAAGTGGCTGTGGGTGCCATAAAGGAGTCCCGCCAGCTCCGCATGCAACCCTTCAACGAGTACAGGAAGCGCTTTAACCTTAAGCCGTACACATCATTCAAACAATTCACTG ATATCGAGGAGATAGCCAGCGAACTTGAAGAGTTATATGGAGACATTGATGCTCTTGAATTTTATCCTGGTCTGATGCTGGAGACCACACGACAGGGGTCCATATTTGGTGAGAGCATGGTGGAGATGGGTGCCCCTTTCTCTCTTAAAGGCCTCCTGGGAAACCCCATATGTTCTCCTGAATACTGGAAGCCCAGCACCTTTGGAGGTAAAGTGGGATTCGACATACTGAACTCGGCCACACTGAAGAAGCTGGTATGTCAAAACACCAGGACGTGTCCTTATGTGGCGTTTAGCTTACCAACAGAGGAgcaatcacaaaaagaaaaggaggacaCTAAAGTAAGAACTGATGAGCTA CTACGTGTCATTGAATGGCTGTGGTACAG CCGCCGTACTCCCGTAGCTCGCTCGCTACAGCTAAACTGGAGGATTAGCTGGAGGAGGAAATCGTCGGAGTTATCGGGTGATTGTTCTAAATTGCTCCTACGAACAAG GCAAGTCGCTGACATGACGACTCTGGATGACAAGATTTTGGGGGAGAAGCTGCAGTACTACTACAGCAGCAGTGAGGACGAGGGCAGTGAAAACGAGGATGAGGAAGGGGAGCGCAAGACCATCAGGGACCCTAACGTCACTGAGCCTGAGATAGATTACAGCGCAGACGGAAGTGCTGTCAACACAG GACCAAAGGGTGTCATTAATGACTGGAGGAAGTACAAGCAGCTGGAGGTGGAGCAGAAACAGGAgcaaaagaaagagatggaaagACTAATCAAGAAGCTGTCGATGACCTGCCGCTCTGACCTCGACCAGGAAAAGGACAAAGCGAAACAGAAAGAATTGCAGGACAAAATCCAAGGCAAA ATGACCATGCAGGAGTACAACATGCTACAGGAAGATCAGGATGATGAAGACTTCCTGCAGCATTACCGTATGCAGCGCATCGAGGAGATGCGACGGCAGCTGTGCCGGGGAAAGCGCTTTGCCCAGGTCTACGAGCTGAACAGCGGAGAGGACTTCCTGGAGGCTTTGGACAAGGAGGACAAAAGCACACTGGTCATGATCCACATCTACGAGCTGGAGGTCGCCGGCTGCGAGGCCATGAGAGGGAGCCTCATGTGTCTGGCTCAGGAATACCCGCTGGTCAAGTTCTGCAGCGTTCGCAGCTCGGCCATCAGCACCAGCGCTCTGTTCAGAGACAGCGCTCTGCCCGCTCTGCTCGTTTACAAAGGAGGGGACTTGATTGGTAACTTCGTGCGGCTAACAGACCAGCTTGGGGAAGATTTCTTTGCTGTGGACGTGGAGGCCCTGCTACAGGAGTACGGTCTGCTGCCAGATAAAGCCCCAATGGTCCAGAAGACGATTCGCAATGGAGCCATCGTACAGAACATTGTTAGCGACGAGGACTCTGACCTCGATATAGACTAA
- the rpl37 gene encoding 60S ribosomal protein L37, whose protein sequence is MTKGTSSFGKRRNKTHTLCRRCGSKAYHLQKSSCGKCGYPEKRKRKYNWSAKAKRRNTTGTGRLRHLKVVYRRFRNGFREGTTPKPRRAAVAASSSS, encoded by the exons ATG ACGAAGGGAACTTCATCTTTCGGTAAGCGCCGGAACAAGACGCACACCTTGTGCCGTCGTTGTGGGTCCAAGGCCTACCACCTGCAGAAGTCCTCCTGTGGCAAGTGTGGCTACCCCGAGAAGCGCAAGAGAAAGT acAACTGGAGCGCTAAGGCCAAGAGGAGGAACACCACTGGCACTGGCCGTCTGAGACACCTGAAGGTCGTCTACCGCAGATTCAG aaaTGGTTTCCGGGAAGGCACCACCCCCAAACCCAGACGTGCTGCAGTGGCCGCCTCCAGCTCATcttaa